One region of Alcanivorax sediminis genomic DNA includes:
- the mnmE gene encoding tRNA uridine-5-carboxymethylaminomethyl(34) synthesis GTPase MnmE — translation MSNTSQDTIVAIATAPGRGGVGVVRLSGPQALPIARTVCGSRELIPRMAHFARFRDAGGEVIDEGLVLYFPAPHSFTGEEVVELQGHGGPVILDLLVKACIDAGARQALAGEFSQRAFLNDKMDLTQAEAIADLIDAGTEASARAALHSLQGAFSKEVNQLVEDLIGLRIYVEAAIDFPEEEIDFLSDGKVAGDLNAVYQQAERVLDEARQGRLVREGMTLVIAGKPNAGKSSLMNALAGFDAAIVTDIAGTTRDVLREAIQLDGMPLNLIDTAGLRDSADVVEQEGIRRAFAEMKKADRLLVMVDSREQDIDPQDIHSLLPQSQQQLENLDLPVTVVLNKADLSGLPTGPTKNGAYILSASTGDGLVELKSHLKEVAGYQGEGQSRFSARRRHINALEQALAALDNGKDQLHGHAAGELLAEDLRAAQKALEEITGAFTADDLLGRIFSSFCIGK, via the coding sequence ATGTCGAATACTTCCCAGGACACCATCGTTGCCATTGCTACCGCTCCCGGTCGGGGTGGGGTGGGGGTGGTTCGCCTGTCAGGCCCTCAGGCATTGCCCATTGCCAGAACCGTGTGCGGCAGCCGGGAATTGATACCTCGCATGGCGCACTTTGCCCGTTTCCGGGATGCCGGTGGTGAAGTGATTGATGAGGGGCTGGTGCTGTATTTCCCGGCACCCCATTCTTTCACGGGTGAAGAGGTGGTAGAACTCCAGGGCCACGGTGGCCCGGTCATTCTGGATCTGCTGGTCAAAGCCTGTATCGATGCCGGTGCCCGGCAGGCGCTGGCGGGAGAGTTCTCACAGCGCGCCTTCCTCAACGACAAGATGGACCTGACCCAGGCCGAAGCCATTGCCGACCTGATCGATGCGGGTACCGAGGCATCCGCCCGTGCTGCGCTGCATTCCCTGCAAGGCGCGTTTTCCAAAGAAGTAAATCAACTGGTCGAGGATCTCATCGGCCTGCGCATCTATGTGGAGGCGGCCATCGACTTCCCGGAAGAAGAAATCGACTTCCTCTCCGATGGCAAAGTGGCGGGTGATCTGAACGCGGTTTATCAACAGGCTGAGCGGGTGCTGGATGAGGCCCGGCAAGGGCGGTTGGTCCGCGAGGGTATGACGTTGGTGATTGCCGGCAAACCCAATGCCGGCAAGTCGTCGCTGATGAATGCCCTGGCCGGCTTTGATGCTGCCATTGTTACCGATATTGCCGGGACCACCCGGGATGTATTGCGCGAAGCCATTCAGCTGGACGGCATGCCGCTGAATCTTATTGATACCGCAGGATTGCGTGACAGTGCCGATGTGGTGGAGCAGGAAGGGATCCGTCGCGCCTTTGCTGAAATGAAAAAAGCGGACCGGCTGCTGGTGATGGTGGATTCCCGGGAACAGGATATTGACCCACAGGATATCCACAGCTTGCTACCACAAAGCCAACAGCAGCTGGAAAACCTGGATCTTCCTGTCACGGTGGTTCTCAACAAGGCGGATTTGTCGGGCTTGCCAACCGGGCCAACGAAAAACGGCGCCTATATATTGTCGGCATCCACAGGCGATGGTCTGGTGGAACTGAAATCGCATCTCAAGGAAGTGGCAGGCTACCAGGGCGAAGGGCAAAGTCGCTTTTCGGCCCGTCGCCGCCACATCAATGCACTCGAACAGGCACTCGCCGCGCTCGACAATGGCAAGGACCAGCTCCATGGCCATGCGGCGGGTGAACTGCTGGCCGAAGATCTGCGTGCCGCACAAAAAGCCCTGGAAGAAATCACCGGTGCCTTTACTGCCGATGATCTCCTGGGGCGCATCTTCTCGTCTTTCTGTATCGGCAAATAG